The genomic stretch CAGGGCGGTTAGAATCCGGAGAGTGATTCCACTAGACGCGTGCGATTTGAGGCGAGAGTGTTCCGCCAAGCCTGCTCCAACTATCTGACATCGATCCGCCTCCATCGCCGGGAAGTGCTGCGCGCTGGTAGCCTGGGGCTGTTAGGGCTGTCACTGCCTGGCTTGCTGGGCGGTCGGGCGAGCGCCGCAGCCGAGGGCGTCCCCCTCACGGACGCGACCTTTGGGCGCGCCAAGAATTGCATCCTGCTCTTTATGTGGGGCGGCCCGGCGCAGCACGAAACTTGGGATCTGAAGCCCGACGCGCCGGCCGAGATTCGCGGCGAGTTTCGGCCGATTGATACCTGCGTTCCCGGCATTCAGATCAGCGAGCATTTTCCTCAACTGGCTCAGCGGACCGACAAGTTGGCGATCGTGCGCTCGATGACGCACACCAACGTCGACCATCTGACTGCCACTTCGTTCCTGCTTACCGGTCAGCCGCCTCCGCCCGACGGCAACCTGCGCAATGATTGGCCTCATATTGGGGCAGTCTTATCTCGGCTGGGGCATGGCCGGGGACCGCTGCCTCCGTTTGTCTCGCTACGGCCGAAGCTAGAGAACGACGTGCCGCGGTTTGTCGAGCAGTGCCACGGGCAATTTGCAGGCTGGCTCGGCCAGGCCTACGATCCACTAACGATTGACGCCGACCCCAGCCGCGACGGCTACCACGTGGGCGATTTCAAGCTGCCGCCCGAGATTTCCGTCGCACGCATGGACGAGCGGCGCAAGCTCCATCGCGAGTTCAACGCCTCGCTACGCAGCCGGCTGACGCAAGACGAGGGCTTAACTGCCTTCGACGGTCATTATCGTAAAGCGTTCGAACTACTCGATTCGTCGACC from Pirellulales bacterium encodes the following:
- a CDS encoding DUF1501 domain-containing protein, translating into MFRQACSNYLTSIRLHRREVLRAGSLGLLGLSLPGLLGGRASAAAEGVPLTDATFGRAKNCILLFMWGGPAQHETWDLKPDAPAEIRGEFRPIDTCVPGIQISEHFPQLAQRTDKLAIVRSMTHTNVDHLTATSFLLTGQPPPPDGNLRNDWPHIGAVLSRLGHGRGPLPPFVSLRPKLENDVPRFVEQCHGQFAGWLGQAYDPLTIDADPSRDGYHVGDFKLPPEISVARMDERRKLHREFNASLRSRLTQDEGLTAFDGHYRKAFELLDSSTGGDAFEIDKEPAPLRDQYGRNPHGQSVLQARRLVERGVPLVTVYWPNDGRKNVSVYWDTHNRNFVDLRERLMPPADQAFSALLDDLATRGMLDETLVIWTGEFGRTPRIGQRNSDAGAGRDGRDHWPGCFSTVLAGGGIRGGQVYGASDNHAAYPAADAVPPVDLVATVYHLLGVSPDAVLNDQQGRPLTICPGTPIRRLLA